In one Oryzias latipes chromosome 13, ASM223467v1 genomic region, the following are encoded:
- the usf1 gene encoding upstream stimulatory factor 1 yields the protein MKSQQKSPEPERAVIVSEEGSVATAEDPAAITNIQSAATFPDQPVKYLFKTEGAGGQVTYRVIQVADGQLEGQTEAAAAVSLVAGFPATSQTVPQAVFSQPDGLEGDGSAEAQYTYYPATIADANTGTMVTTVQASDTLLGQTTPAGQVYVMMSPQEVLTGSNQRTIAPRTQPYITKQEAPRASRDEKRRAQHNEVERRRRDKINNWIVQLSKTIPDCNIDYTKTGQSKGGILSKACEYIKELRQNNMKLAEEVGGLDRLRVDNQLLRQEVEDWKSKNQILRNLLRQHGITGSSSSDSQ from the exons ATGAAGAG CCAGCAGAAAAGCCCGGAACCGGAAAGAGCCGTCATCGTCAGCGAGGAAG GTTCCGTTGCCACCGCTGAGGATCCGGCTGCCATCACCAACATCCAGTCCGCCGCCACCTTTCCAGACCAGCCCGTCAAATACCTGTTCAAGACCGAAGGGGCGGGGGGACAG GTGACCTACAGGGTGATCCAGGTGGCAGATGGGCAGCTTGAGGGGCAAACGGAGGCTGCCGCCGCGGTCAGCCTGGTGGCGGGCTTCCCTGCGACCTCCCAGACCGTTCCACAG GCCGTCTTCTCCCAGCCGGACGGGTTAGAGGGAGACGGCAGCGCAGAGGCCCAGTACACCTACTACCCGGCCACCATCGCCGATGCCAACACAGGCACCATGGTGACCACGGTTCAGGCCTCCGACACTTTGCTGGGACAGACCACCCCCGCTG GACAGGTGTACGTGATGATGTCACCCCAGGAGGTTCTGACGGGATCCAACCAGCGGACAATCGCTCCACGCACTCAGCCGTACATCAC GAAACAGGAAGCTCCTCGCGCCTCCAGGGATGAGAAGCGGCGAGCCCAGCACAACGAAG TGGAGCGCCGGCGCAGGGACAAGATCAACAACTGGATCGTGCAGCTGTCAAAGACCATCCCAGACTGCAACATTGACTATACCAAGACTGGCCAG AGCAAAGGGGGTATCTTATCCAAAGCCTGCGAGTACATCAAGGAGCTCAGACAGAACAACATGAAGCTGGCAGAGGAAGTCGGCGGCCTGGACCGGCTGCGGGTCGACAACCAGCTGCTACGGCAGGAG GTAGAGGATTGGAAGTCCAAGAACCAGATCCTGAGGAACCTTTTGCGGCAGCACGGCATCACAGGATCGTCGAGCAGCGACTCTCAGTGA